A section of the Arabiibacter massiliensis genome encodes:
- a CDS encoding FAD-binding protein, with the protein MKKTNRSIARATDATEAARGLSRRGFIGVGAAAVGAAALGFAGCAPQAEGDKAAATADEASAPAAAVEDPWAGFRASDYEGKATETADVDFCIVGSGASGMVAAVEAAQNGKKVLVLESQDNPGGNGMFTDCCFSFGSPQMIEGCKKYDLTVTPSEIIRSEIELYDYMVNPLLWADTIAHSADNTAWMVDNGVRFAPTTDYYSGTLGKTPTALMWEDSFFSGGECMMKPLFAAAEKLDVETRVKTRAMALKTADDGSVCGVFAETKDGVLEVNAKAVILAGGGWAADTDLLAEYGGYDMDITKTSCAPGSVGDTLKMAAAIGGREEAKARGYMFGNLIDGISSYSLPQYFPAIWVNEDGDRFTNEDCGELCHDYTGTAVGAQNRAYIVLNDAMIDEAEAQGNKDLRKEIEAATGGSSKAVFKGENAADLAKQAGWTGDFEQTLATYEEYVAKQSDDEFGKNPKYLASFGTGPLYALMIHQEIALSLGGIITNRQWQVVGEGKKAIPNLYAIGADGQMVYLGLYNLNTSGGHMATNVESGRYSVKHALESCF; encoded by the coding sequence ATGAAGAAAACCAATCGTTCCATCGCCAGGGCAACCGACGCGACCGAGGCCGCACGGGGGCTTTCCCGCCGCGGATTCATCGGAGTGGGCGCGGCGGCCGTCGGCGCTGCGGCGCTCGGGTTCGCCGGCTGCGCGCCTCAGGCCGAAGGCGACAAGGCTGCGGCGACGGCGGACGAAGCGAGCGCCCCGGCTGCGGCCGTCGAGGATCCGTGGGCCGGCTTCCGCGCTTCCGACTACGAGGGCAAGGCGACCGAGACGGCAGACGTCGACTTCTGCATCGTCGGCTCCGGAGCGTCGGGCATGGTGGCAGCCGTCGAGGCGGCGCAAAACGGCAAGAAAGTGCTCGTGCTCGAGTCGCAGGACAACCCCGGCGGCAACGGCATGTTCACCGACTGCTGCTTCAGCTTCGGCTCGCCCCAGATGATCGAGGGCTGCAAGAAGTACGACCTCACCGTCACGCCGTCCGAGATCATCCGCAGCGAGATCGAGTTGTACGACTATATGGTGAACCCGCTGCTGTGGGCCGACACCATCGCGCATTCCGCCGACAACACGGCCTGGATGGTGGACAACGGCGTGCGCTTCGCCCCCACCACCGACTACTACTCCGGCACGCTGGGCAAGACGCCCACTGCCCTCATGTGGGAGGACAGCTTCTTCAGCGGCGGCGAGTGCATGATGAAGCCGCTGTTCGCCGCGGCCGAGAAGCTGGACGTGGAGACGCGCGTCAAGACGCGGGCCATGGCGCTCAAGACGGCTGACGACGGAAGCGTGTGCGGCGTGTTCGCCGAGACGAAGGACGGCGTGCTCGAGGTGAACGCGAAGGCAGTCATCCTGGCCGGCGGCGGATGGGCCGCCGACACCGACCTGCTTGCCGAGTACGGCGGCTACGACATGGACATCACGAAAACGTCTTGCGCGCCCGGCTCGGTGGGCGACACGCTCAAGATGGCGGCGGCCATCGGAGGGCGCGAGGAAGCCAAGGCGCGCGGCTATATGTTCGGCAACCTCATCGACGGCATCTCGTCGTACTCGCTGCCGCAATACTTCCCCGCCATCTGGGTGAACGAGGACGGCGACCGCTTCACGAACGAGGATTGCGGCGAGCTGTGCCACGACTACACCGGCACTGCCGTGGGCGCGCAGAACCGCGCGTACATCGTCCTGAACGACGCGATGATCGACGAGGCCGAGGCCCAGGGCAACAAGGATCTGCGCAAGGAGATCGAGGCGGCCACAGGCGGGTCGTCCAAGGCCGTGTTCAAGGGCGAGAACGCCGCCGACCTGGCCAAGCAGGCGGGTTGGACGGGCGACTTCGAGCAGACGCTGGCCACCTACGAGGAGTACGTGGCCAAGCAGTCCGATGACGAGTTCGGCAAGAACCCGAAGTACCTCGCCTCGTTCGGCACGGGGCCGCTGTACGCCCTCATGATCCACCAGGAGATCGCGCTTTCGCTCGGCGGCATCATCACGAACCGCCAGTGGCAGGTGGTGGGCGAGGGCAAGAAGGCCATCCCCAACCTCTATGCCATCGGCGCGGACGGCCAGATGGTGTACCTGGGGTTGTACAACCTCAACACCTCGGGCGGCCACATGGCCACGAACGTGGAATCCGGCCGCTACTCGGTGAAGCACGCGCTGGAGAGCTGCTTCTAG
- a CDS encoding cytosine permease — protein MAEVQGQVNDQVGEGLRIDASERKGWVDIAFIRAGGMFSAPTLMVGAALGLGLALPGAALATLAGFGFIVAYMCFVSMQAVDLGLPTASLAAPALGRAGARYLVSLIVGVVTIGWFGVQTAVCGASLSLMLADVFGLAAPVWACSAALGALMLATAVIGFDGLKWVSSVAAPLLVLICLYGVGASVARAGSLEPLLGYLPLPADALGFIAGVNMAVGLFAFAGATAGDFARFARTRKDAVLSCVVGVIPAALVALLAGAALAIVTGEGDIARIMNSVGLPAVGLIALVLSAWTVNASNAYSAGLGFAVMLGRDEGGSRWTTAVSGLAGIALAVGGILGQFEAFLTVLSACGPALAGVMVADYWLVRKGRPQNVQVREGFSAAGVAGLIAGIAAALVTGGTFALIPGLEFLDMPFFIGPVNGIVASMAVYVLAYKLAKLPAYPGPVKLVANREQREGEAACGSSM, from the coding sequence ATGGCGGAGGTGCAGGGGCAAGTGAACGACCAGGTGGGAGAGGGCCTCCGCATCGACGCCTCCGAGCGCAAGGGGTGGGTGGACATCGCGTTCATCCGCGCGGGCGGCATGTTCAGCGCCCCCACGCTCATGGTGGGCGCGGCGCTCGGCTTGGGGCTCGCGCTGCCCGGCGCGGCGCTCGCCACGCTCGCGGGCTTCGGCTTCATCGTGGCGTACATGTGCTTCGTCAGCATGCAGGCGGTCGACCTGGGGCTTCCCACCGCCTCGCTCGCCGCGCCGGCGCTCGGTCGCGCGGGGGCGCGCTACCTGGTGTCGCTCATCGTGGGCGTGGTGACCATCGGCTGGTTCGGCGTGCAGACCGCCGTGTGCGGCGCGTCGCTCTCGCTCATGCTGGCCGACGTGTTCGGCCTGGCCGCGCCCGTGTGGGCGTGCTCGGCGGCGCTCGGCGCGCTCATGCTGGCCACGGCCGTCATCGGCTTCGACGGACTCAAGTGGGTGAGCTCCGTGGCCGCGCCCCTGCTCGTGCTCATCTGCCTGTACGGCGTGGGCGCCTCCGTCGCGCGCGCCGGCAGCCTCGAGCCGCTGCTCGGCTACCTGCCCCTGCCGGCCGACGCCCTCGGCTTCATCGCGGGCGTCAACATGGCCGTGGGCCTGTTCGCGTTCGCGGGCGCGACGGCTGGCGACTTCGCCCGCTTCGCGCGCACCCGCAAGGACGCCGTGCTCTCGTGCGTCGTGGGCGTCATCCCCGCGGCGCTCGTGGCCCTGCTCGCGGGCGCGGCGCTGGCTATCGTCACCGGCGAGGGCGACATCGCGCGCATCATGAACTCGGTCGGCCTGCCGGCGGTGGGCCTTATCGCCCTCGTGCTGAGCGCCTGGACGGTGAACGCGAGCAACGCCTACTCGGCCGGCCTCGGCTTCGCCGTCATGCTCGGTCGCGACGAGGGCGGCTCGCGCTGGACCACGGCCGTCTCCGGCCTCGCGGGCATCGCGCTCGCGGTGGGCGGCATCCTCGGGCAGTTCGAGGCGTTCCTCACCGTGCTCTCGGCGTGCGGCCCGGCGCTCGCGGGCGTCATGGTGGCCGATTACTGGCTCGTGCGCAAAGGCCGCCCGCAGAACGTGCAGGTGCGGGAGGGCTTCTCGGCCGCGGGCGTGGCGGGGCTCATCGCCGGCATCGCGGCGGCGCTCGTCACCGGCGGCACGTTCGCGCTCATCCCGGGCCTCGAGTTCCTCGACATGCCGTTCTTCATCGGCCCGGTGAACGGCATCGTCGCCTCGATGGCGGTGTACGTGCTCGCCTACAAGCTGGCGAAGCTGCCCGCCTATCCGGGCCCCGTGAAGCTGGTGGCGAACCGCGAGCAGCGAGAGGGGGAAGCCGCATGCGGCTCATCGATGTAG
- a CDS encoding DUF917 domain-containing protein translates to MRLIDVDDIADIALGSALLGAGGGGDPYMGSLETTAALRECGPVCLLDADEVPDDWTVASIGSVGAPTVVLEKGVNGGEYARALDLLERRLGRKIDAFVLAEAGGLNSLVPIAAAARVGIPVVNVDGMGRAFPGLQQDTYCMAGVPTTPMAFVDEKGNRALIETIDNDWTEAIGRAVTTACGGALINLGASMSGAQMKACAVRDTVDLAQRLGRIIRTAKDARGCTPREFFLRESGAHLFLQAKIADVLRETRDGFNFGRAVLEGTGEDRGRQGAVVFQNENLYAEVDGRVALSVPDLVCLVEADTFAPVTTEALRYGKRVLLVGLPCDAAWRTPEGLALGGPAFFGFDIPYIPVETSHASFKGEKTCER, encoded by the coding sequence ATGCGGCTCATCGATGTAGACGACATCGCCGACATCGCGCTCGGATCGGCGCTGCTCGGCGCGGGCGGCGGGGGCGACCCGTACATGGGCTCGCTCGAGACGACGGCGGCCCTGCGCGAATGCGGCCCCGTGTGCCTGCTCGACGCCGACGAGGTGCCCGACGATTGGACGGTGGCGTCCATCGGCAGCGTGGGCGCGCCCACCGTGGTGCTGGAGAAGGGCGTGAACGGCGGCGAGTACGCGCGCGCCCTCGACCTGCTCGAACGCCGCCTGGGCCGGAAGATCGACGCGTTCGTGCTGGCCGAGGCCGGCGGCCTCAACTCGCTCGTGCCCATCGCCGCGGCGGCGCGCGTGGGCATCCCTGTGGTCAACGTCGACGGCATGGGCCGCGCCTTCCCCGGCCTGCAACAGGACACGTACTGCATGGCCGGCGTGCCCACCACGCCCATGGCGTTCGTGGACGAGAAGGGCAACCGCGCCCTCATCGAGACCATCGACAACGACTGGACCGAGGCCATCGGCCGCGCCGTCACCACGGCCTGCGGCGGCGCGCTCATCAACCTGGGCGCGTCGATGTCGGGCGCGCAGATGAAGGCGTGCGCCGTCCGCGACACGGTTGACCTCGCGCAGCGCCTGGGCCGCATCATCCGCACGGCCAAGGACGCGCGCGGCTGCACGCCCCGCGAGTTCTTCCTGCGCGAGTCGGGCGCGCACCTGTTCCTGCAAGCGAAGATCGCCGACGTACTGCGCGAGACGCGCGACGGCTTCAACTTCGGGCGCGCCGTGCTCGAGGGCACGGGGGAGGACCGCGGCCGCCAAGGCGCGGTGGTGTTCCAGAACGAGAACCTCTACGCCGAGGTGGACGGCCGCGTGGCCCTGAGCGTGCCCGACCTCGTGTGCCTCGTGGAGGCCGACACGTTCGCGCCCGTCACCACCGAGGCCCTGCGCTACGGCAAGCGCGTGCTGCTCGTCGGGCTGCCCTGCGACGCGGCCTGGCGCACGCCGGAGGGCCTCGCGCTCGGCGGCCCGGCGTTCTTCGGCTTCGACATCCCCTACATCCCGGTAGAAACCAGCCATGCATCGTTCAAAGGAGAGAAAACGTGCGAGAGATAG
- a CDS encoding DUF917 domain-containing protein: MREIGIQEIEDIALGAALLGAGGGGDPYIGKLTAIGAVKECGPVQMITADEVPDGAFIMPAASMGAPTILAEKGVGANEFAKLFDMVSRYYGKPVYATMPMEAGGVNSMLPIAAAARLGIPMVDADGMGRAFPELQMVTFTIGGASATPMAFIDEKGNSGILDTITNKWTEDIARAATMTCGGTLTIALFCMDADTCKNYGVHGIVTRSEEIGRAIRLAKDEAAAAGLTPEEFFLKFTGGHKLFKGKIVDVLRETRGAFNFGKVVLDGIAEDRGSQAYVEFQNENLSCVVDGEILATVPDLICLVDPDTFIPVPTDALKYGKRVLAVGLECFNLWRTPKGIELVGPRYFGIDTDYIPVEERSARKGA; this comes from the coding sequence GTGCGAGAGATAGGAATCCAAGAGATCGAGGACATCGCCTTAGGCGCGGCGCTCCTCGGCGCGGGCGGGGGCGGCGACCCCTACATCGGCAAGCTCACGGCCATCGGCGCCGTGAAGGAGTGCGGCCCCGTGCAGATGATCACGGCCGACGAGGTGCCCGACGGCGCGTTCATCATGCCGGCCGCGTCCATGGGTGCCCCCACCATCCTGGCCGAGAAGGGCGTGGGCGCCAACGAGTTCGCCAAGCTCTTCGACATGGTGTCGCGCTACTACGGCAAGCCCGTGTACGCCACCATGCCCATGGAGGCCGGCGGCGTGAACTCGATGCTGCCCATCGCGGCGGCCGCGCGCCTCGGCATCCCCATGGTGGACGCCGACGGCATGGGCCGCGCGTTCCCGGAGCTGCAGATGGTCACGTTCACCATCGGCGGCGCGTCGGCCACGCCCATGGCGTTCATCGACGAGAAGGGCAACTCCGGCATCCTGGACACCATCACGAACAAGTGGACCGAGGACATCGCCCGCGCCGCCACCATGACCTGCGGCGGCACGCTGACCATCGCGCTTTTCTGCATGGACGCCGACACGTGCAAGAACTACGGCGTGCACGGCATCGTCACGCGCTCGGAGGAGATCGGGCGCGCCATCCGCCTGGCCAAGGACGAGGCGGCCGCGGCGGGCCTCACGCCCGAGGAGTTCTTCCTGAAGTTCACGGGCGGCCACAAGCTGTTCAAGGGCAAGATCGTGGACGTGCTGCGCGAGACGCGCGGGGCGTTCAACTTCGGCAAGGTGGTGCTCGACGGCATCGCCGAGGACCGCGGCAGCCAGGCCTACGTGGAGTTCCAGAACGAGAACCTGTCGTGCGTGGTGGACGGCGAGATCCTGGCCACGGTGCCCGACCTCATCTGCCTCGTGGACCCGGACACGTTCATCCCCGTGCCCACCGACGCGCTCAAGTACGGCAAGCGCGTGCTGGCCGTGGGCCTGGAGTGCTTTAACCTGTGGCGCACGCCCAAGGGCATCGAGCTGGTGGGTCCGCGCTACTTCGGCATCGACACCGACTACATCCCCGTGGAAGAGCGCTCGGCGCGGAAGGGAGCGTAA
- a CDS encoding hydantoinase/oxoprolinase family protein, translating into MYKLGIDVGGTNTDAVLIDEDLNVAAAVKNPTSEDVYAGIMGAVDAVLEASGIDRALIGQAMLGTTQCTNAIVERKGLAPIAILRIGAPATVGIPPMVDWADDIAAVCVDAAIIEGGFEYDGKRLAAFDEAACRAFFEGVRGRVEAVAISCVFSTVRSDDELRAAEIAREVLGEGVHVSISSEIGSMGLIERENATILNAALHDVARRFTEGFAQSLADKGVVNAEVYLSQNDGTLMTMEHARRYPILTIACGPTNSIRGASYLTRQDDAIVIDVGGTTTDLGVLSHGFPRESGVAVTIGGVRTNFRMPDVVSIGLGGGSIVRVADDGSVTVGPDSVGYRITEHALVFGGDTMTATDVAVRLGMASVGDAALVADIPQEVAERAMAAIRELVEDAIDVMKVSSEPIDVALVGGGAIVLPHDLAGTAQVLAPEHAGCANAIGSAISKVSGTYEALVDYDVTPREEALAAARAAATEAAVEAGAVRDTVEIIDAEDVPLAYYPGHTNRVKVKAAGDLA; encoded by the coding sequence ATGTACAAGCTGGGCATCGACGTGGGAGGCACGAACACCGACGCGGTCCTCATCGACGAGGATCTGAACGTGGCGGCAGCTGTGAAGAACCCCACGTCCGAGGACGTGTACGCGGGCATCATGGGCGCGGTGGACGCCGTGCTGGAGGCGAGCGGCATCGACCGCGCGCTCATCGGGCAGGCGATGCTGGGAACCACGCAGTGCACGAACGCCATCGTGGAGCGCAAGGGGCTCGCGCCCATCGCCATCCTGCGCATCGGCGCGCCGGCCACGGTGGGCATCCCGCCGATGGTGGACTGGGCCGACGATATCGCTGCGGTGTGCGTGGACGCGGCCATCATCGAGGGCGGCTTCGAGTACGACGGCAAGCGTCTGGCCGCGTTCGACGAGGCCGCATGCCGCGCGTTCTTCGAGGGCGTGCGCGGGCGCGTGGAGGCCGTGGCCATCTCCTGCGTGTTCTCCACGGTGCGGAGCGACGACGAGCTGCGCGCCGCCGAGATCGCGCGCGAGGTGCTGGGCGAGGGCGTGCACGTGTCCATCTCGAGCGAGATCGGCTCGATGGGCCTGATCGAGCGCGAGAACGCCACCATCCTGAACGCGGCGCTCCACGACGTGGCGCGGCGCTTCACCGAGGGCTTCGCGCAGAGCCTCGCCGACAAGGGCGTGGTGAACGCGGAGGTGTACCTGTCGCAGAACGACGGCACGCTCATGACCATGGAGCACGCGCGCCGCTATCCCATTTTGACGATCGCGTGCGGGCCGACGAACTCCATCCGCGGCGCGAGCTACCTCACGCGCCAGGACGACGCTATCGTCATCGACGTGGGCGGCACCACCACCGACCTGGGCGTTTTGAGCCACGGCTTCCCGCGCGAGAGCGGCGTGGCCGTCACCATCGGCGGCGTGCGCACGAACTTCCGCATGCCCGACGTGGTGTCGATCGGCCTGGGCGGCGGCTCCATCGTGCGCGTGGCCGACGACGGCAGCGTGACGGTGGGCCCGGACTCGGTGGGCTACCGCATCACCGAGCACGCGCTCGTGTTCGGCGGCGACACCATGACCGCCACCGACGTTGCCGTGCGCCTGGGGATGGCGTCGGTGGGGGACGCCGCGCTCGTGGCCGACATCCCGCAGGAGGTGGCCGAGCGCGCGATGGCCGCCATCCGCGAGCTCGTGGAGGACGCCATCGATGTGATGAAGGTGTCGAGCGAGCCCATCGACGTGGCGCTCGTGGGCGGCGGCGCCATCGTGCTGCCGCACGATCTGGCCGGCACCGCGCAGGTGCTCGCGCCCGAGCACGCGGGCTGCGCGAACGCCATCGGCTCGGCCATCTCCAAGGTGAGCGGCACCTACGAGGCCCTGGTGGACTACGACGTCACCCCGCGCGAGGAGGCCCTGGCCGCCGCGCGCGCGGCCGCGACCGAGGCCGCCGTTGAGGCGGGTGCCGTCCGCGACACGGTGGAGATCATCGACGCCGAGGACGTGCCGCTCGCGTACTACCCCGGCCACACCAACCGCGTGAAGGTGAAGGCCGCCGGCGACCTGGCGTAA
- a CDS encoding DUF3800 domain-containing protein encodes MSGVRELSIFIDESGDFGPYEIHCPYYLLGLVFHDQDKPIGNEIDHLKRRVVELGFPQSHSIHTAPLVRRESNYRNLERPQRRMLFHSLFTFFRFCDVKYKVLAFSKRDVANSDELVGRMARSLGSMIVEHLEFFQAYDRVIVYYDNGQKEVSRVINSVFNTLLSCVEIRRVQPSDYCLFQVADMVCTIELLATKLDAGRLTDSEREFFRGERTFRKNYLKPTRMKQLR; translated from the coding sequence GTGAGTGGAGTGCGCGAGCTGAGCATCTTCATCGACGAGTCCGGCGACTTCGGACCTTATGAAATCCACTGCCCTTATTACCTCCTGGGTCTGGTGTTTCATGACCAGGACAAACCGATCGGCAATGAAATAGATCATCTTAAACGTCGTGTGGTGGAATTGGGTTTCCCCCAATCCCACTCCATCCATACAGCGCCCCTCGTGCGAAGGGAAAGCAATTACCGAAACCTCGAGAGGCCTCAGAGGAGAATGCTGTTCCACTCCTTGTTCACGTTCTTTCGCTTTTGCGACGTCAAGTACAAGGTTCTCGCTTTCTCAAAAAGGGACGTGGCGAACAGCGATGAATTGGTGGGGCGCATGGCTCGATCGCTCGGTTCCATGATCGTGGAGCACCTTGAGTTCTTCCAGGCTTACGATAGGGTGATCGTGTACTACGACAATGGCCAAAAAGAGGTGTCGCGGGTTATTAATTCCGTGTTCAACACCCTGCTCTCTTGCGTCGAGATAAGGCGCGTGCAGCCGTCGGACTACTGCCTTTTCCAAGTTGCGGACATGGTGTGCACTATCGAATTGCTGGCGACGAAGCTCGATGCGGGGCGGCTCACCGATTCCGAGAGGGAGTTCTTTCGCGGCGAAAGGACGTTCCGGAAAAACTACCTCAAGCCGACGAGGATGAAGCAGCTGCGATGA
- a CDS encoding GntR family transcriptional regulator: MFETLRVNDKSGVPVWVQIRNHMIFLIRSGQLRPGDTLPTVRELAIQLGVNYNTIHKVYQDLETDGLVLSGRGKRSTIAEIDREELALPDSPVDVVIEELVRVVGETGIAYADAMARVEGALAPFKDDGGER, from the coding sequence GTGTTCGAGACGTTGCGGGTGAACGACAAATCCGGCGTTCCCGTATGGGTTCAAATCCGCAACCACATGATCTTCCTCATCCGCTCGGGCCAGCTGCGGCCGGGCGACACGCTGCCCACGGTGCGCGAGCTGGCCATCCAGCTGGGCGTGAACTACAACACCATCCACAAGGTGTACCAGGACCTCGAGACCGACGGGCTGGTGCTGTCGGGCCGCGGTAAGCGCTCCACCATCGCCGAGATCGACCGGGAGGAGCTCGCGCTGCCCGATTCGCCGGTGGACGTGGTGATCGAGGAGCTGGTGCGTGTGGTGGGCGAGACGGGGATAGCGTACGCGGACGCGATGGCCAGGGTCGAGGGGGCGCTGGCGCCGTTCAAGGACGACGGGGGAGAGCGATGA
- a CDS encoding slipin family protein, translated as MSEKKSYFDEMPMMTEDDAAISMEAEPDETTTSRIGATALRWAVTVLVFAAFAAAAWFLSSPVVAVAGLVAAGLLFSCMHVVLEWERSVVLRFGKFNRVAGPGLIFMIPLVEYAAATVDMRMRSTAFKAEHVLTADLVPVNVDAVLFWTVWDAGKACSEVKNFVRLVYWVAQTTLRDVMGAVNIAQLSTRREQIDREVADILERKTNEWGITVVSVEIRDIEIPDDLQEALSAEARAEREYNARVILAEVEKEISEMFVDAARTYGREDAALQLRAMSFVSDSVKEKGGLVVVPSALSEAFEGLEKLAKG; from the coding sequence ATGAGCGAGAAGAAGTCGTATTTCGACGAGATGCCCATGATGACCGAGGACGACGCCGCCATTTCCATGGAGGCGGAGCCCGACGAAACCACCACGAGCCGCATCGGCGCTACGGCGCTGCGCTGGGCCGTCACCGTGCTGGTGTTCGCGGCGTTCGCCGCCGCGGCGTGGTTCCTGAGCTCGCCGGTCGTGGCGGTGGCGGGCCTCGTGGCCGCCGGCCTGCTGTTCAGCTGCATGCACGTGGTGCTGGAGTGGGAGCGCTCGGTGGTGCTGCGGTTCGGCAAGTTCAACCGCGTGGCGGGGCCGGGGCTCATCTTCATGATCCCGCTCGTGGAGTACGCGGCGGCCACGGTGGACATGCGCATGCGCTCCACCGCGTTCAAGGCCGAGCATGTGCTCACGGCCGACCTCGTGCCGGTGAACGTGGACGCCGTGCTGTTCTGGACCGTGTGGGACGCGGGAAAGGCCTGCTCGGAGGTCAAGAACTTCGTGCGGCTGGTGTACTGGGTGGCGCAGACCACGTTGCGCGACGTGATGGGCGCCGTGAACATCGCCCAGCTGAGCACGCGCCGCGAGCAGATTGACCGCGAGGTGGCCGACATCCTGGAGCGCAAGACCAACGAGTGGGGCATCACCGTGGTGTCGGTGGAAATCCGCGATATCGAGATACCCGACGATTTGCAGGAGGCGCTGTCCGCCGAGGCGCGGGCCGAGCGCGAGTACAACGCGCGCGTCATCCTGGCCGAGGTGGAAAAGGAAATCTCCGAGATGTTCGTGGACGCCGCGCGCACCTACGGCCGCGAGGATGCCGCCCTGCAGCTGCGCGCGATGAGCTTCGTCTCCGACAGCGTGAAGGAGAAGGGCGGCCTCGTGGTGGTGCCGAGCGCGTTGTCCGAGGCCTTCGAGGGTTTGGAGAAGCTCGCGAAAGGATAG
- a CDS encoding molybdopterin-dependent oxidoreductase, whose product MRKRAIWTTALCCAMGLSLAACVPDVEGEGNGQPNAVAQSDLPDDATLQERIDKIQSDVESYAPEVRTLEDGTSIQLTPDAAPNQFGLNHLNGAPAAYNTQYLNADNRGCVSCHQDGLADLVNNQMDYPHLKITNDLGADVTPMQCAHCHSEDGYSNLYDSFGSLIHGMHSRDSFKGTCLSCHDATDNGTMRLWEEAKYDVLRGFTSVENVQGGFSYEQETLTELPEIDWMLATLEDDEVKSLVKDSNGETPDSERLIDEWDITVSGEVEKPVTINLGELIDEAPSETFITGAQCVINPAGGELVANMEITGIPMSYVLDKAGMKEGANVIYPTAPSGYTQALPVEGARKGEIYLVYKMNGEYLSYQEGAPVMVWDTDLRCLGNHTRFVSEIVVANVPEEEVHFYSGMPDREGNFFDKPNAGVTNFHDGQIIEAGKPFEFTGYAQAFDEQITAVEFSLDNGETWTTFDTSGSDETKVVWWTLSYTPEDAGSYVFSVRAVTDTGKVSPYPIKVMFNAK is encoded by the coding sequence ATGCGAAAGCGCGCGATATGGACGACGGCGCTGTGCTGCGCGATGGGGTTGTCGCTGGCGGCGTGCGTTCCGGACGTTGAAGGGGAGGGGAACGGGCAGCCGAACGCCGTTGCGCAAAGCGATCTGCCCGACGACGCCACGCTCCAGGAGCGTATCGACAAAATCCAGTCCGACGTGGAGTCGTATGCACCTGAGGTTCGCACGCTCGAAGACGGCACGAGCATCCAGCTTACGCCCGATGCCGCGCCGAACCAGTTCGGGCTCAACCACTTGAACGGCGCGCCTGCGGCGTACAACACGCAGTACCTCAACGCCGACAACCGAGGCTGCGTCTCGTGCCATCAGGACGGTCTGGCGGATCTCGTGAACAACCAGATGGACTATCCCCACCTCAAGATCACGAACGACCTGGGCGCCGATGTGACGCCGATGCAGTGCGCCCACTGCCATTCGGAAGACGGGTACAGCAACCTGTACGATTCGTTCGGCAGCTTGATCCACGGCATGCACAGCCGCGACTCGTTCAAGGGCACGTGCCTGTCGTGCCATGATGCGACGGACAACGGCACCATGCGTTTGTGGGAAGAGGCGAAGTACGACGTGCTGCGCGGGTTCACCTCCGTGGAGAACGTGCAGGGCGGTTTCTCGTACGAGCAGGAGACGCTCACCGAGCTTCCCGAAATCGACTGGATGCTGGCGACGCTCGAAGACGATGAGGTGAAAAGCCTGGTGAAGGACTCGAACGGCGAGACTCCCGATTCTGAAAGGCTGATCGACGAATGGGACATCACGGTGAGCGGCGAAGTCGAGAAGCCCGTCACCATTAACCTGGGCGAGCTGATCGACGAGGCTCCCAGCGAGACGTTCATCACGGGTGCGCAGTGCGTCATCAATCCTGCGGGCGGCGAGCTCGTCGCCAACATGGAAATCACGGGCATCCCGATGAGCTACGTGCTCGACAAGGCGGGCATGAAGGAGGGCGCGAACGTCATTTATCCCACGGCTCCGTCGGGCTACACGCAGGCTTTGCCCGTCGAGGGGGCGCGGAAGGGCGAGATATACCTTGTATATAAGATGAACGGCGAGTACCTTTCTTATCAGGAAGGCGCGCCCGTCATGGTGTGGGACACCGACCTGAGGTGCCTCGGCAACCACACGCGCTTCGTGAGCGAGATCGTCGTCGCGAACGTGCCCGAGGAGGAAGTGCATTTCTACAGCGGCATGCCCGATCGCGAGGGGAACTTCTTCGACAAGCCGAACGCCGGCGTCACGAATTTCCATGATGGCCAGATCATCGAGGCGGGCAAGCCTTTCGAATTCACCGGCTATGCCCAGGCGTTCGACGAGCAGATCACCGCTGTGGAGTTCTCCCTCGACAACGGCGAGACCTGGACCACGTTCGACACGTCCGGCTCCGACGAGACGAAGGTCGTGTGGTGGACGCTCTCCTACACGCCGGAGGATGCGGGCTCTTACGTGTTCTCGGTTCGGGCCGTCACCGATACGGGGAAGGTGTCGCCGTATCCGATCAAGGTCATGTTCAACGCGAAGTAA